From the Clupea harengus chromosome 15, Ch_v2.0.2, whole genome shotgun sequence genome, one window contains:
- the LOC105899513 gene encoding NACHT, LRR and PYD domains-containing protein 12-like isoform X2: MSVSGEDGLKKDSGSHQIQTSESPSASHVSVKNDSSMTVTDAPNFSALKLLGPAPETHRPVSPVPSCVSLKSDKSIVGPPNFSCGPALPDSSGSVHQSRCGVCEKVLSDLVVTTCGHSICRQCIHSHGNQPRLPADYACLQCGKKSRVELPLQCFVDEHPAMEDGGADDDMKRILLNHKDNLKRRYECISEGVIKSGTKTLLNKIYTELFVTEGESEGVNNEHEVWQVEITSKEQTADIKISCNDIFKPSFGQEKHIKVMMTKGIAGIGKTVSVQKFILDWSEGVANHDIDLIFALPFRELNLVKDKQYSLHELLLDFYPELNELKGREDYTNCQVVFIFDGLDESRLDLNFQQNLKLSHVKQTSSVDVLMTSLIGGTLLPSALIWITSRPAATSRIPAQCIDQVTEVRGFSDPQKEEYFKKRVSDESEANNIISQIKTTRSLHIMCHIPVFCWIAATVLQQMLQQDDSKKIPKTLTEMFVHFLLIQTSTTNQKYQKGIARDGQTQKLPKEIILKLAELAFKQLEEGNLMFYEEDLWSCGIDVNEASVYSGMCTEIFKEESVFQQRKIYCFVHLSIQEFLAALYVFHSYTIRKLDASASFLKHRDWSGSCPLHVLLKSAVDEALKSKNGHLDLFLRFLMGISLESNQNVLKDLLSNTYSSSESIKKTCQYIKVLKRKDLSPERCINLFHCLFEMKDHSMHDEVQEYLKSPTDFKDELSPAHCSALAHVLLMSEEVLDEFDLKKYNASDEGRKRLVPAVRCCRSVQLAGCRLTQMSCEIVASALQTTNSPLRELNLCYNDLQKSSEKILSGLLSAHCKLETLKLAGCVLSYKSCGILASVLQSENCLLTKLDLSNNDLQDSGVQLLSKGLRSPNCKLQILRLAGCELSYKSCEILAAVLQSENCLLTELDLSNNDLQDSGVQLLSKGLRSPYCKLQILRLSGCLISEEGCGYLASSLNSNYSSLKELDLSYNHPEESGLRLLSARLEESHHKLNRLHVDYCAEGRIRPGLLKYACELTLDPNTANRYLSLSEGDRKVTRVREEQPYPDHSERIDYWYQVLCKDTLSGRCYWEVEWHGQKAHMGVAYKSIDRKDRSGDCKLGCNEKSWSLVCSGGNYFVRHKNKLTATPGPSSSRVGLYLDWPAGTLSFYSVSPDAVTHLYTFHNKFTEPICPGFKLWYPDSSVSLCLIT, from the exons ATGAGTGTCTCTGGAGAAGATGGTCTCAAGAAGGACTCTGGTTCTCACCAGATACAAACATCAGAATCTCCGTCAGCCAGCCATGTGTCTGTGAAGAATGACTCATCAATGACTGTTACTGATGCACCAAACTTCAGTGCTCTAAAACTTCTGGGTCCAGC accagaaacacacagacccgtgtctccagtgcccagctgtgtgtctctgaagagTGACAAGTCCATAGTTGGTCCCCCCAACTTCAGCTGTGGACCAGCACTCCCTGATTCAAG TGGGTCAGTCCATCAGTCcaggtgtggggtgtgtgagaaggtgcTAAGTGACCTTGTTGTCACTACCTGTGGACACAGCATCTGTAGGCAATGCATCCACAGTCACGGAAACCAGCCTAGACTCCCAGCAGACTATGCATGTCTCCAGTGTGGAAAAAAGTCCAGAGTAGAACTACCGTTGCAGTGTTTTGTGGACGAACACCCAGCCATGGAAG ATGGTGGTGCTGATGATGACATGAAGAGGATTTTACTAAATCACAAAGACAATCTCAAGAGGAGATATGAGTGTATAAGTGAGGGTGTCATCAAATCAGGGACTAAAACACTTCTCAACAAAATCTACACAGAGCTTTTTGttacagaaggagagagtgaaggggtgaaTAACGAACATGAGGTTTGGCAGGTAGAAATAACATCCAAAGAACAAACAGCAGATATAAAGATCAGTTGCAATGACATTTTCAAGCCCTCATTTGGACAAGAAAAGCACATCAAAGTTATGATGACCAAAGGAattgctggcattggaaaaacagtctcaGTGCAGAAGTTTATACTTGACTGGTCAGAAGGAGTAGCTAATCATGACATAGATCTCATATTTGCACTTCCTTTTCGTGAACTAAATTTAGTCAAGGATAAACAGTATAGTCTTCATGAACTTCTGCTTGACTTCTATCCAGAGCTTAATGAGCTAAAGGGTAGAGAAGACTACACAAACTGCCAGGTTGTAttcatctttgatggtttgGATGAGAGTCGACTTGATCTGAATTTTCAACAAAACTTGAAGTTGTCACATGTAAAACAAACATCATCAGTGGACGTGCTGATGACAAGCCTGATTGGGGgaactctgcttccctctgcacTCATCTGGATAACCTCAAGACCAGCAGCAACTAGTCGAATTCCTGCTCAGTGCATCGACCAGGTTACAGAAGTTAGGGGGTTCAGTGACCCACAGAAAGAAGAATACTTCAAGAAAAGAGTCAGTGATGAGAGTGAAGCCAACAACATCATCTCACAAATTAAGACAACCAGAAGTCTCCACATCATGTGCCATattccagtcttctgttggattgCAGCAACTGTACTGCAACAGATGTTGCAACAAGATGATAGCAAGAAAATCCCCaaaactctgactgagatgttcgTACACTTCTTGCTCATCCAGACATCCACAACAAATCAGAAATATCAAAAAGGAATTGCGAGGGATGGGCAGACACAGAAATTGCCGAAAGAGATCATACTGAAGCTGGCTGAGCTGGCTTTCAAGCAACTGGAGGAAGGCAACCTTATGTTTTATGAGGAAGACCTGTGGAGCTGTGGTATTGATGTCAACGAAGCCTCAGTATACTCAGGTATGTGCACTGAGATCTTCAAAGAAGAATCTGTGTTTCAACAGAGGAAGATCTATTGCTTTGTTCACCTGAGCATCCAAGAGTTTCTGGCGGCTCTGTATGTGTTTCACTCCTACACGATCAGAAAGCTGGATGCATCTGCATCCTTCCTTAAGCACCGAGACTGGTCTGGATCCTGCCCATTACACGTGTTGCTGAAGAGTGCAGTGGATGAGGCTTTGAAGAGCAAGAATGGACATCTGGACCTTTTCCTTCGCTTCCTTATGGGCATCTCACTAGAAAGCAACCAGAACGTCTTGAAAGACCTACTCAGCAACACGTACAGCAGCTCGGAGAGCATCAAGAAAACATGTCAGTACATTAAGGTGCTTAAGAGGAAGGATCTCTCTCCTGAAAGATGCATCAATCTTTTCCACTGCTTATTTGAAATGAAGGATCATTCCATGCACGATGAAGTTCAAGAATATTTGAAATCACCAACGGATTTCAAAGACGAACTATCTCCAGCCCACTGCTCAGCATTGGCTCATGTGCTCCTGATGTCTGAGGAAgtgctggatgagtttgacctcAAGAAGTACAATGCGTCAGACGAGGGGCGTAAGAGACTGGTCCCAGCTGTGAGGTGCTGCAGGAGTGTACA GCTCGCTGGCTGCAGACTTACACAAATGTCCTGTGAAATCGTGGCCTCAGCTCTGCAAACAACAAACTCCCCCCTGAGAGAACTGAATCTGTGCTACAATGATCTCCAGAAGTCTTCAGAAAAGATTTTGTCTGGTCTGCTGAGTGCACATTGTAAACTGGAAACACTGAA ACTCGCTGGCTGTGTACTCAGCTACAAGTCCTGTGGAATTCTGGCATCAGTTCTACAGTCTGAAAACTGCCTTCTGACAAAGCTGGACCTCAGTAACAATGACCTGCAGGATTCTGGAGTTCAGCTACTCAGTAAAGGACTACGCAGCCCCAACTGTAAACTACAGATATTAAG ACTCGCTGGCTGTGAACTCAGTTACAAGTCCTGTGAAATTCTGGCAGCAGTTCTACAGTCTGAAAACTGcctcctgacagagctggacctCAGTAACAATGACCTGCAGGATTCTGGAGTTCAGCTACTCAGTAAAGGACTACGCAGTCCCTACTGTAAACTACAGATATTAAG gctcTCTGGTTGTCTTATCTCAGAGGAAGGTTGTGGTTATTTGGCTTCATCACTCAACTCAAATTACTCCTCTCTGaaagagctggatctgagctatAACCATCCTGAAGAATCAGGGTTGAGGTTGTTATCTGCTAGACTGGAAGAGAGTCATCACAAACTCAACAGACTCCA TGTTGACTACTGTGCAGAAGGCAGAATCCGACCAGGTTTGCTCAAAT ATGCCTGTGAactcacactggacccaaacacagcaaacagatatctctctctgtctgaaggGGATAGAAAGGTGACACGCGTGAGGGAGGAGCAACCGTATCCTGATCATTCAGAGAGAATTGACTACTGGTATCAGGTGTTGTGTAAAGATACCCTGTccggacgctgctactgggaggttgagtggcATGGACAGAAAGCTCACATGGGAGTTGCGTACAAAAGTATTGATAGGAAAGACAGGAGTGGTGACTGCAAACTCGGATGTAATGAGAAGTCCTGGAGTCTGGTCTGTTCTGGTGGTAATTACTTTGTCAGGCACAAAAATAAGCTTACTGCCACACCTGGCCCTTCCTCTTCCAGAGTCGGACTGTACCTGGACTGGCCAGCTGGTACCCTTTCCTTCTACAGTGTCTCGCCTGACGCAGTCACCCACCTGTACACATTCCACAACAAATTCACAGAGCCCATCTGTCCAGGATTTAAACTGTGGTATCCTGACTCGTCAGTGTCTTTGTGCTTGATCACATGA
- the LOC105899513 gene encoding NACHT, LRR and PYD domains-containing protein 12-like isoform X1 gives MSVSGEDGLKKDSGSHQIQTSESPSASHVSVKNDSSMTVTDAPNFSALKLLGPAPETHRPVSPVPSCVSLKSDKSIVGPPNFSCGPALPDSRPETHRPVSPVPSCVSLKSDRSIVGPPNFSCGPALPDSSGSVHQSRCGVCEKVLSDLVVTTCGHSICRQCIHSHGNQPRLPADYACLQCGKKSRVELPLQCFVDEHPAMEDGGADDDMKRILLNHKDNLKRRYECISEGVIKSGTKTLLNKIYTELFVTEGESEGVNNEHEVWQVEITSKEQTADIKISCNDIFKPSFGQEKHIKVMMTKGIAGIGKTVSVQKFILDWSEGVANHDIDLIFALPFRELNLVKDKQYSLHELLLDFYPELNELKGREDYTNCQVVFIFDGLDESRLDLNFQQNLKLSHVKQTSSVDVLMTSLIGGTLLPSALIWITSRPAATSRIPAQCIDQVTEVRGFSDPQKEEYFKKRVSDESEANNIISQIKTTRSLHIMCHIPVFCWIAATVLQQMLQQDDSKKIPKTLTEMFVHFLLIQTSTTNQKYQKGIARDGQTQKLPKEIILKLAELAFKQLEEGNLMFYEEDLWSCGIDVNEASVYSGMCTEIFKEESVFQQRKIYCFVHLSIQEFLAALYVFHSYTIRKLDASASFLKHRDWSGSCPLHVLLKSAVDEALKSKNGHLDLFLRFLMGISLESNQNVLKDLLSNTYSSSESIKKTCQYIKVLKRKDLSPERCINLFHCLFEMKDHSMHDEVQEYLKSPTDFKDELSPAHCSALAHVLLMSEEVLDEFDLKKYNASDEGRKRLVPAVRCCRSVQLAGCRLTQMSCEIVASALQTTNSPLRELNLCYNDLQKSSEKILSGLLSAHCKLETLKLAGCVLSYKSCGILASVLQSENCLLTKLDLSNNDLQDSGVQLLSKGLRSPNCKLQILRLAGCELSYKSCEILAAVLQSENCLLTELDLSNNDLQDSGVQLLSKGLRSPYCKLQILRLSGCLISEEGCGYLASSLNSNYSSLKELDLSYNHPEESGLRLLSARLEESHHKLNRLHVDYCAEGRIRPGLLKYACELTLDPNTANRYLSLSEGDRKVTRVREEQPYPDHSERIDYWYQVLCKDTLSGRCYWEVEWHGQKAHMGVAYKSIDRKDRSGDCKLGCNEKSWSLVCSGGNYFVRHKNKLTATPGPSSSRVGLYLDWPAGTLSFYSVSPDAVTHLYTFHNKFTEPICPGFKLWYPDSSVSLCLIT, from the exons ATGAGTGTCTCTGGAGAAGATGGTCTCAAGAAGGACTCTGGTTCTCACCAGATACAAACATCAGAATCTCCGTCAGCCAGCCATGTGTCTGTGAAGAATGACTCATCAATGACTGTTACTGATGCACCAAACTTCAGTGCTCTAAAACTTCTGGGTCCAGC accagaaacacacagacccgtgtctccagtgcccagctgtgtgtctctgaagagTGACAAGTCCATAGTTGGTCCCCCCAACTTCAGCTGTGGACCAGCACTCCCTGATTCAAG accagaaacacacagacccgTGTCTCCAGTGCctagctgtgtgtctctgaagagTGACAGGTCCATAGTTGGTCCCCCCAACTTCAGCTGTGGACCAGCACTCCCTGATTCAAG TGGGTCAGTCCATCAGTCcaggtgtggggtgtgtgagaaggtgcTAAGTGACCTTGTTGTCACTACCTGTGGACACAGCATCTGTAGGCAATGCATCCACAGTCACGGAAACCAGCCTAGACTCCCAGCAGACTATGCATGTCTCCAGTGTGGAAAAAAGTCCAGAGTAGAACTACCGTTGCAGTGTTTTGTGGACGAACACCCAGCCATGGAAG ATGGTGGTGCTGATGATGACATGAAGAGGATTTTACTAAATCACAAAGACAATCTCAAGAGGAGATATGAGTGTATAAGTGAGGGTGTCATCAAATCAGGGACTAAAACACTTCTCAACAAAATCTACACAGAGCTTTTTGttacagaaggagagagtgaaggggtgaaTAACGAACATGAGGTTTGGCAGGTAGAAATAACATCCAAAGAACAAACAGCAGATATAAAGATCAGTTGCAATGACATTTTCAAGCCCTCATTTGGACAAGAAAAGCACATCAAAGTTATGATGACCAAAGGAattgctggcattggaaaaacagtctcaGTGCAGAAGTTTATACTTGACTGGTCAGAAGGAGTAGCTAATCATGACATAGATCTCATATTTGCACTTCCTTTTCGTGAACTAAATTTAGTCAAGGATAAACAGTATAGTCTTCATGAACTTCTGCTTGACTTCTATCCAGAGCTTAATGAGCTAAAGGGTAGAGAAGACTACACAAACTGCCAGGTTGTAttcatctttgatggtttgGATGAGAGTCGACTTGATCTGAATTTTCAACAAAACTTGAAGTTGTCACATGTAAAACAAACATCATCAGTGGACGTGCTGATGACAAGCCTGATTGGGGgaactctgcttccctctgcacTCATCTGGATAACCTCAAGACCAGCAGCAACTAGTCGAATTCCTGCTCAGTGCATCGACCAGGTTACAGAAGTTAGGGGGTTCAGTGACCCACAGAAAGAAGAATACTTCAAGAAAAGAGTCAGTGATGAGAGTGAAGCCAACAACATCATCTCACAAATTAAGACAACCAGAAGTCTCCACATCATGTGCCATattccagtcttctgttggattgCAGCAACTGTACTGCAACAGATGTTGCAACAAGATGATAGCAAGAAAATCCCCaaaactctgactgagatgttcgTACACTTCTTGCTCATCCAGACATCCACAACAAATCAGAAATATCAAAAAGGAATTGCGAGGGATGGGCAGACACAGAAATTGCCGAAAGAGATCATACTGAAGCTGGCTGAGCTGGCTTTCAAGCAACTGGAGGAAGGCAACCTTATGTTTTATGAGGAAGACCTGTGGAGCTGTGGTATTGATGTCAACGAAGCCTCAGTATACTCAGGTATGTGCACTGAGATCTTCAAAGAAGAATCTGTGTTTCAACAGAGGAAGATCTATTGCTTTGTTCACCTGAGCATCCAAGAGTTTCTGGCGGCTCTGTATGTGTTTCACTCCTACACGATCAGAAAGCTGGATGCATCTGCATCCTTCCTTAAGCACCGAGACTGGTCTGGATCCTGCCCATTACACGTGTTGCTGAAGAGTGCAGTGGATGAGGCTTTGAAGAGCAAGAATGGACATCTGGACCTTTTCCTTCGCTTCCTTATGGGCATCTCACTAGAAAGCAACCAGAACGTCTTGAAAGACCTACTCAGCAACACGTACAGCAGCTCGGAGAGCATCAAGAAAACATGTCAGTACATTAAGGTGCTTAAGAGGAAGGATCTCTCTCCTGAAAGATGCATCAATCTTTTCCACTGCTTATTTGAAATGAAGGATCATTCCATGCACGATGAAGTTCAAGAATATTTGAAATCACCAACGGATTTCAAAGACGAACTATCTCCAGCCCACTGCTCAGCATTGGCTCATGTGCTCCTGATGTCTGAGGAAgtgctggatgagtttgacctcAAGAAGTACAATGCGTCAGACGAGGGGCGTAAGAGACTGGTCCCAGCTGTGAGGTGCTGCAGGAGTGTACA GCTCGCTGGCTGCAGACTTACACAAATGTCCTGTGAAATCGTGGCCTCAGCTCTGCAAACAACAAACTCCCCCCTGAGAGAACTGAATCTGTGCTACAATGATCTCCAGAAGTCTTCAGAAAAGATTTTGTCTGGTCTGCTGAGTGCACATTGTAAACTGGAAACACTGAA ACTCGCTGGCTGTGTACTCAGCTACAAGTCCTGTGGAATTCTGGCATCAGTTCTACAGTCTGAAAACTGCCTTCTGACAAAGCTGGACCTCAGTAACAATGACCTGCAGGATTCTGGAGTTCAGCTACTCAGTAAAGGACTACGCAGCCCCAACTGTAAACTACAGATATTAAG ACTCGCTGGCTGTGAACTCAGTTACAAGTCCTGTGAAATTCTGGCAGCAGTTCTACAGTCTGAAAACTGcctcctgacagagctggacctCAGTAACAATGACCTGCAGGATTCTGGAGTTCAGCTACTCAGTAAAGGACTACGCAGTCCCTACTGTAAACTACAGATATTAAG gctcTCTGGTTGTCTTATCTCAGAGGAAGGTTGTGGTTATTTGGCTTCATCACTCAACTCAAATTACTCCTCTCTGaaagagctggatctgagctatAACCATCCTGAAGAATCAGGGTTGAGGTTGTTATCTGCTAGACTGGAAGAGAGTCATCACAAACTCAACAGACTCCA TGTTGACTACTGTGCAGAAGGCAGAATCCGACCAGGTTTGCTCAAAT ATGCCTGTGAactcacactggacccaaacacagcaaacagatatctctctctgtctgaaggGGATAGAAAGGTGACACGCGTGAGGGAGGAGCAACCGTATCCTGATCATTCAGAGAGAATTGACTACTGGTATCAGGTGTTGTGTAAAGATACCCTGTccggacgctgctactgggaggttgagtggcATGGACAGAAAGCTCACATGGGAGTTGCGTACAAAAGTATTGATAGGAAAGACAGGAGTGGTGACTGCAAACTCGGATGTAATGAGAAGTCCTGGAGTCTGGTCTGTTCTGGTGGTAATTACTTTGTCAGGCACAAAAATAAGCTTACTGCCACACCTGGCCCTTCCTCTTCCAGAGTCGGACTGTACCTGGACTGGCCAGCTGGTACCCTTTCCTTCTACAGTGTCTCGCCTGACGCAGTCACCCACCTGTACACATTCCACAACAAATTCACAGAGCCCATCTGTCCAGGATTTAAACTGTGGTATCCTGACTCGTCAGTGTCTTTGTGCTTGATCACATGA